The sequence GCTTAAAGAACTCACAAGGAACACCATTAAACATAATTGCTAGGTTGGTGGTTGATATGCATTGCATTATCAAGTTACACCATTTTGTGGAGAATCCCATTTTAGTTAAGAAAACAATAAGAAAATTTCATTCCACTCTGTCAAAAGTTTTTGACATATCAATTTTCAATCCCATCCATCCTTGATTATCCCTTCTTATTCTCatattgtgtatttttcatgagcAACCATAGTGTTGTCATTTATCTGTCTTCCAGGGATAAATGCAGACTGATATGGAGAAATAATGTTatggagaagaggtttcattctttCATCCATTAGCTTAGATATAATCTTATAAGTGGTGTTACAAAGAGCTATTGGTCTAAAGTCCACAGGGGAGTTTGGGAATTGAACTTTTGGAATTAGGAAGATGAATGTGGAGTTCATTTCCTTTAGCATGAAACCAGAgatgaaaaaaatttgtatcatcTTGATAAGATCAGGTCCAATGGTTTCCCAATTATCTTGAAAGAAATTTGGGGGGAAACCATTTGGCCCTGGAGCCTTGTTCCCTTCCATTTCAAATAGAGCACTCTTGATTTCCTAAGGCATGGAAATTTCAAGAAGTTTTTTGTTATTCTCTTCACTGATAATTTTAGGAATTAGATGTATCATATCCATGTTGAGAGTTGGATTGGAAGTGGTAGTTATTTCTTTGAAATGATCTGTGAAACAACTTGCTATGGATACTCTGTCATGTAGCCATTTCCCATTCTTACCTTTGATAGTATCCACCATGTTTCTTCTGTATCTAGTTCTAGCTGAGTTGTGAAAGAAAGTTGTGTTCCTATCTCCCAGGTTGATAGTATTGTTTCTACTCTTTGTTTTCCAGAAGTCTTCCTCAATGTCTTTCCATTGACTCAGGGTTTCCTCTAATCTCTTGATGGTAATGGGACATCTACTAATATCTTTAGAAAGTGTTTCAATCTCCCTTTTTATTGTATCAATTCTGTGTTTTAAGATATTTTTGACATTGTATAGGTTTTTGCCATAGAGTAGTAGCTAGTAGAACCAGATTGATTGTTATCCCATGCCTCCGTTATTAGTCTTTTGCAGTCTGGATGTTCCATCCATCCTCCAAAATATTTGAATGGATAAGCTCCATCGTTCCAACCAGGATTGGTTTTTAGGATGATGGGACAGTGATTTGAACCTCTTGCAACCAGATGACATAAGTTTGTTTGTGGGAATAGCTGAATCCATTCATCATTGCATAAGGCCCTATCTAGTCTTTCTTCGACTCTGCCATTGTCCATTCTTTGGTTACACCAAGTGAAAGGATACTCTGTAAATCCAATATCTTGGAACCTCATGTTTGATACGACATCATTGAATGTTATAGCTTCATTTCTGTCAAAGGGTCTAAGCCCCTTTTTTTCCTCATTTGTGAGCACAACATTCAAATCACTTATTATCATCCAtaagattttaattttttttaattttgtcagCTATTTTTATGACATGATTCCAAGACTCTAACTTATTAGAGTAAGGACTGCCATAGAAAGCAGTGACCAAGTAACTTTTAGAGGTAGTATTATCCATAACCACAGCAGTTATAATGTTGTGTTCATGATTTTGTATGGTTACATGCATATTGTTTTTCCATATCATAGCCATCCCCCTGCTTGTCCTCTTGGGGGTACAAGCCAATAGTTCTGGACATTTAGTTTCTTAAGAATAACATGcatatttttgttttgttgttttgtttctaAGAGGCAAAGAATATCTGGATTTTCAAAATGCAACATCTTTCAAATAATTTTGAGTTCTTTTTTGACCTAATCCTTGGTATCTGACATAACTTGGATTGGCTACTAATAAGGATAACTCAGAAAATTGTTTAACTAAGCAGTGCAACAGGAGGAAGTTAAGGGATACCTTTCCAAAGTTTGTGACTCTCCATCTTAGGTTCTTTACTGCCTCCTTGCTTTGCCTCATTGGTATAATTTGGTATAATTGAACTTGTATCCTGTTTTTCTTCATAGGAGCATCATTCTCTTTATGGTGCAACTGTTTTTCTAATTCATTGCCTTTTTTGccttgagaaagaaaaaaacacaatTCCCCTAAATTAACAAGTCTATCTGATCTTTTATACGCCTGATTCAGCCTTCACAAATTCCCTTTGTGGTGAAGACTCTTTGACATTTGGCCGGTGTCCTTTTGCTAGATTGGTTTGATGAACTCCCTTAACTGTGCCATGCCCTTGCAATCTATCGATGAGCAGTAAATGCTGGCAGTTAACAGTTGGCACCATTATATCCATATATAAATAGATAAAACAGAGTGTCACTGAGGTTGCCAAACCTCTAGCTATTGTGTAGTTACATCATGGTGACCTGGTAAATCCCAAGTCCTAGTACAAGTTGAGTTGTGATTCAGTTAAAAAATTACCTGATTTACTACGAACTACCCCGGTTTTCCAATTGCATTAAGATAAACAAACGGGTAATTCTGTATTTGACTACCATAACCAGCTTATGGAGAATGATGGGCATTGCAAATAAAGGCTGCATCCTCAGCTTTCACCATCATCGGAATGTTACAAATATTGTAACTGTAGATGTCAACTTTAAATGCATGATCTTTGGCTGCAAACCTCGCAGGTATCCTTAGCGAATCCCGAATCTGAATTGTATGAATAGCGAAACTCCATACCAACCCTAGACTTCTTTCGATTGTATGACAAATGTATGCTGCTTAGCATCTTGTCACGATCTTACCAGAACCTTATataattttggtctttttcttATTCTTCACTCCACCAACAGAACCAGTCCGAGGAAGTTACTTGCTATTCTCGGGAGTCCATAGTACTTAATGTAAATATTGAGATATGCAGAAGACATTCACGGACGTAATTGAAATATCCTTCAACAAAATTTTCTTTACATTCTTCATCAGCTTGAGCACGTTGACAATTGACTGATCGCGCAGTGTTCTCTGCTTGAAGAAAGCTCTCAACTTCAGACCAATTAAATAAAGATACAGATAAAATATATAGCCGTTGAACTAATGTGAGTCGAGTTGCTTATGTTCAGCCTGGGATGCAGTCCTTTCCGCAGCCAACCACCACTCATAATCTTCGTCATCAATTAATTCCTGATAAAACAGCACAAATAGAAAGAAAATGCTATTAACTTCAAAATTGTTCCTAGTTTGCTTATCCTATTTACTTTTtgaaattacaaaagaaacctgatttttttttttttgagcataTGATGAAAACATGAGAACAAAAATAAAGTAAGTTTTGGTAACAATTTGAGATGATCTCTTTTGCTAACACGCTAGTGCAATCCAAGCCCCTACTTAAACAGCATTTTACCTCCTCTGACCGGAGATGTAATTTGGGACCCAAAACAAGCTATCTGAATCAAAACCACACTTTTAAATGAGCTTAATAGTTTTGAGATTCGAACAGGATCCTGCCGGAGTATTTTGCAAGTCATCAAAAGCCAGGGATGGTTCATGTTGAAAGATGCCTTTGAATACATGATGTGGCCGGATCGGAGTTGAACGTTATTCTTAAGAATTAGGTTTTAGCCTTTTGGCAGCAAAGGCTCTACAAGAACTTGACTAGCTTAACCATAACCAACGAAGCCAATTGACAGAAACGAATAATTATTTTAGTTTGCCCCCCTCTTTTCACACCACCTCACTACTGCCATCCTTCATATTCGTTTCCCTCTTTCATCAACAATGGCTTTGTAATCCTTGTTTTTGGTACTTGAACTTAAATTCTCAGAACAAAAGTGTCCCTCGTTCTCAATATGAAAGCTTACTCCTTATAACACAATGAGCTGAAAACCACCTAAAATGCATTGGAATGACCCAAGACCACCAGTTACCATAAATTCATTTCAGGTAACCTACTCAAGAGTTGCACGAAAATGTGCAACCTGTCCCGCACCTCGAGGGATATGCAATTGCATGGTGTTTAGGCCCTTAAACTAAGGTATCGGCACATCCCCATATCATTCCTAGGAGTTAAGATCCTAAGGTTTGAAATAGATGTTGAGACTTAATTATTCTTTCATAGTATTCAAGTGTACTAAAGAAAAGAACCATTGTTGCAATTATACGTGTCACCAGAATGCTTGAAGATACAACCGTTTATTTCATCGTTTACACTTCCAATTCCTAAAAATTTCTTAACATTGCAAGTCTAATGGCCTGATCTTTGAAGTTGCTCCAATGAGATTTTAACCAATATTATCTAAATAGAAGCAGGCAGCGAAGAAAATTTAAGAATGGAAAAAGAAGGTTAAACAAGGAAGACTAACCGGTTCATGCTCCTGGGCTTTTCTCTTACTTTCAATCTCATCAGCAACTCTCATGGCCTCAAGCCACCAACTATTTTGGTTGCAGCTCCCCAGATCTTTACCACAAGAATTATGCTCTAAACCGGTATTACCACATTGATAGTCGAGGTTATTACTCATTGACTTGTAATCATCTGTCTGCGACGTACTCATAAAAGCTGCAGTATCTATATCTATCGGGAGTGGACGGGTGGGAGATCGATACCCTGATGGCATCATTTGGAATGTAAATACAAAGTCACAGACAATACTTATACTATAAACAGGGTTCTTAATGAACAACAAATCAATGCAAGATTAACATATCCACACCTTTGCAATCAGGGTCATGACATTTTTGATAAAAGACAGCCCTTCTGAAGTCCACAACATACATCACTGACCACAGAACCAAGTTAGGCACATATTAATCAGTTAAACATTCTTGAAAGAATGAAATTTCAAAGGCAGGCTAACTAAGAAAATGAAATATTCCTCGATTATATTAGTTTCATAAGGTTGGGATCCTTTTACAGATACATTCTTAAACGCTTTCATAGACAAGGGATTGAGCGAAAGGCTGATTCTGGTGAGTGGTTTTCGGGATGAAGATCAACTCCAAGAAGGCTCAACCCACATGGATTACAAATGGGTACATGGTAAAATTTCAATCATGTTACGGCGTTCCAAAGCTACACTTTTAAGCACATAGCTATAGATGATTCCCTTTGGAACTGGGAGTCTGTAATAGGGATGTATAGAATATTCtttctttaaatttttttttttgttttgtattaatATTAACCTTTCTTGTTTCAAAAAATTCTCTCTCCATAAACATACTACTGACAAACAGCAGGTTaaaacttaatatattgaaaTCAGCGTAATTTCGGGAAAATATGAGATGATCTCTGAACAAGACCAAATTCCTTACTTGCAGATTTTAGTTGCATCCTGATATATAGAATATTCAAGACAGCTTAAATTTTAGTATGCCTGCATACAGCCGACTCTATCTAAGAAGACAACGAGATTTCTAAAAGTTTAAATCACAATCATAACAACATAATTCTGAATTTTCAATGCTTAAGTTAAACATGAAATGTAGACAGAAATTCAGATAACAAAATAATGGAAAGCTTAGGGGCGTTGACGTGAATCATAGTATCGACGATAAGCATCTTCATAGAGGAATCCCTCTTTGAACCACGATGGAATCAAAGTAGAAAGTATCGCTATTCTGATGACTTCTATTGTAGGTAACCTGAAATGCAAATCTGATTTTGCAGGTATTAAAAATGTTCGTGTCTATCGGGTTTCTAATGCTAATTAAAGCTTTCCACCTAGTATATTTGACCTGATCATATTCCAGAGACATAGAAGATAGATCCCAAATGACCAAGGTACTTGTGCCATGTTAAAAAGGAGAAAAAGTTGTTGGTGTATGTCATTTGCAAGAACATAAAGAGTGCCTTCTCCTGGGAAAAATAGATCCCCAAGTGGGTATGACTTACACAAAAATAGCAGGGTATATCACAACCAGGAATTATAGGGTTTTCCCCTAGTTTCATGTTGGAAGTTGCATTCCCCCACCAACCATAAGAATAAGCAAGAACCAAGTACAATAAGCGAAAACTATGAAACGGCCTAGCATAGTACGTAAACCTTCATAGAGAGGTAAAGGTGCGTAAGATAAGGTTACCGTGATTGCTTTTGTGTTCTCTACCAATACGCTCGCAGAATCTATTTCTGAGCATATTGTAAATCATCAAACCAAAATTTGAAAACCAATACCAGCTCCGAATTTTGCCTAAGTTGTAGCAGAATCATCAGACAACACAACAAACAAGAACAGAAAATACTTGGTGTTAATCATGATATTCATAAACTCAAATAGGAAGTTAAAAGAGGAACAATTAGGCATACTGTAGGATTTGATATAAAGAAACTGTAGGATTTGATATAAAGAAATCTTCTTAATCGAGTATAGTAAC comes from Papaver somniferum cultivar HN1 chromosome 7, ASM357369v1, whole genome shotgun sequence and encodes:
- the LOC113293230 gene encoding DNA-directed primase/polymerase protein-like produces the protein MQLKSAMMYVVDFRRAVFYQKCHDPDCKGYRSPTRPLPIDIDTAAFMSTSQTDDYKSMSNNLDYQCGNTGLEHNSCGKDLGSCNQNSWWLEAMRVADEIESKRKAQEHEPELIDDEDYEWWLAAERTASQAEHKQLDSH